A single Lactuca sativa cultivar Salinas chromosome 8, Lsat_Salinas_v11, whole genome shotgun sequence DNA region contains:
- the LOC111894537 gene encoding glutaredoxin-C9: MQQAIPYKPWTIHSALSQPLNHHQTTQFHGSAKGAVRDAVSENAVIVLARRGCCMSHVVKRLLNGHGVNPSVFEFDEGEENDVVKELEMIEAENDGKDSRSLQFPAVFIGGRIFGGLDRVMATHITGELIPVLKQAGALWL; this comes from the coding sequence atgCAACAAGCAATCCCTTACAAACCATGGACGATTCACTCCGCCCTATCTCAGCCGCTAAACCACCACCAGACCACCCAATTTCACGGATCTGCAAAAGGCGCTGTCAGAGACGCCGTGTCGGAAAACGCCGTCATCGTCTTGGCTCGTCGTGGATGCTGTATGAGTCATGTGGTGAAGCGGTTGCTTAACGGCCACGGTGTGAATCCTAGCGTGTTTGAGTTTGATGAAGGGGAGGAGAATGATGTCGTGAAGGAACTTGAGATGATCGAGGCGGAAAACGACGGTAAGGATAGCCGGAGTTTACAGTTTCCGGCGGTGTTCATCGGTGGGCGGATATTCGGTGGATTAGATCGGGTGATGGCGACGCATATCACCGGTGAATTGATCCCCGTGCTTAAACAAGCCGGTGCTTTATGGCTTTGA